In the genome of Anabaena cylindrica PCC 7122, the window CCCCAACTTCCATCGAATCCAGATAACCAACCGGAAATTCCACAGATTTGGAACTGACGGTATTAGCCCTAGCTTTCCCCACTGGTACTACACCCAAAGCGTTTGCTACCTGTTGAGTGATTACAGTCCCACTTGCCCCTGTATCTACGATCATCTCAAATCGCTGTCTACCATTAAAGGTAACTTCTACAATGGGTGTGCCACCAAGTCGCCGCTTAATAGGTGCTACAAATACCTCGTTATTTTGGGCGAGGAGTTCCGATGAAGGGAAAATCGGCTGGGGTGGTGGTAGCGGTTGCACTTGTCTAGAGGGGAGGGGAGTTGAGTAACGTTGTAATTTGGGTTTTGGTTGGGGAACAACAACAACTACCTTTTGCCTGGGTATAACTGGAGATGCGACGCTGTTAGGATTGGCTTTCTGTCTGGCTAATTGAACCTGACGTTGATATTCGGCAATTTGTCTTTGCGCGAAGGGAAAATTGGGGCTGTCTTGTCGTACCTGTTTCAAAAGAGCGATCGCATCCTGAAACTGACTCGCCACCAAATTCCAATCATCTGAAGATTGAGCAGATTTACTAATATTTAACCCTCCCGTAGCCTTATCCAGCGCCAATTCTAAAGCACTTGGTTCAGTCACTGAATCTTTTGTTTGCTGTGGTTTTGGGACGGCTGGCAACAGCATTGGCTTCCTGGTAGGCGGCTGTACAGCTGCCAAATTACCAATAGGCCCAGATTGCTTATCACCATCGGTCGCCGTTATCTGTTTGTTTTCACTACAGGCAACAGTCGCAACAGCTAGACTACCGGAGAGAAAAATTAGGGCTGCGCGGGATAAAAAAGACTCAAGCATAATGACTTTCAGGTTAACCGCCCTGGCTCTCTCCAAGTGTACCCCTCCCAAAGAAAAAGATGCTCTAGCTTGAATTATTTAATTTTTAATTAATTTCGGTAATCACCTGGACAAACATCTCTAATTTGTAGGTAATTTATTTTTTGGTATTCCCTTGATACTTTCAAGTTTAAAAACCTAAAATTCTAAATTTCGCAGTTTTTGTCAATGATCATCAATTATTGACTAATGACCATTGACTAATGACTAAGTAACTAAGAGAACTCCACAAAAAAGATGATCCAATCTTGAGGGATGGGCATCCTGCCCGTCCTTGTATTATTAGCAGGCTTTCGGTCTGCACCACAAGAAATTTTGGGATATTTTTTATTTGGAAGTCTCTAATACTTAACTTGCTAATGCTTCAACAGCAACAACTGGATAAACACTCACTTTTTTCCGGGTTTTGCCCTTTCTTTCAAAGGTAACTACACCATCAACTAAAGCAAACAGAGTATCATCGTTGCCGATACCGACATTATTACCAGGGTGAATTTTAGTACCGCGCTGACGGATAAGAATATTGCCCGCACGTACAACTTGACCACCAAAGCGTTTTACGCCCAGACGTTGAGCATTAGAATCACGACCGTTACGTGTACTACCAGTTCCCTTCTTATGAGCCATAATTTCCTCTTAATTTATTTACTTCTGTTTATTATTCAGCAGCAACAGCTTCTTCAACAGGAGCGCTGTCCACAATATTGGGAGTTTCCGCAGTGGTTGGTGCTTCTTCATACACCAAAACCGCACCGTTGAGGTTAATGGAGTTAATCAAAAGTCTGGTGATTTCCTGGCGATGTCCACGTTT includes:
- the rpmA gene encoding 50S ribosomal protein L27, whose amino-acid sequence is MAHKKGTGSTRNGRDSNAQRLGVKRFGGQVVRAGNILIRQRGTKIHPGNNVGIGNDDTLFALVDGVVTFERKGKTRKKVSVYPVVAVEALAS
- a CDS encoding retropepsin-like aspartic protease family protein, yielding MLESFLSRAALIFLSGSLAVATVACSENKQITATDGDKQSGPIGNLAAVQPPTRKPMLLPAVPKPQQTKDSVTEPSALELALDKATGGLNISKSAQSSDDWNLVASQFQDAIALLKQVRQDSPNFPFAQRQIAEYQRQVQLARQKANPNSVASPVIPRQKVVVVVPQPKPKLQRYSTPLPSRQVQPLPPPQPIFPSSELLAQNNEVFVAPIKRRLGGTPIVEVTFNGRQRFEMIVDTGASGTVITQQVANALGVVPVGKARANTVSSKSVEFPVGYLDSMEVGGVMVNKVPVAIAGVELETGLLGHDFFGNYDVTIKRNVVEFRPQQHSEINRAGIQLTVPTFSRGYRFVKFP